The proteins below are encoded in one region of Clostridium pasteurianum DSM 525 = ATCC 6013:
- a CDS encoding isocitrate dehydrogenase (NAD(+)), with product MSKEYQITLIPGDGIGPEVTDAARRVIEASGVKINWDIVEAGEKVMEEYNTPLPDYVLESISKNKIALKGPITTPVGKGFRSVNVALRQKFNLYANVRPVKTYPGIKSRYTDVDFVIIRENTEDLYAGIEHKIGDYAAESIKLITRPASERIAKFAFELAKNEGRKKVTAVHKANIMKFSDGLFLESARKVSESYKDVEFEDVIVDAMSMKLVQNPERYDVLVLPNLYGDIISDMGAGLVGGLGVVPGANIGEDIAVFESVHGSAPDIAGKGLANPLATILSGVMMLKHIGEMDAASRIDAAVEKVLQEGNKLTSDLGGSVSTSDFADEIIKNL from the coding sequence ATGAGTAAAGAATATCAAATAACACTTATACCTGGAGATGGAATAGGGCCAGAGGTTACTGATGCGGCAAGACGTGTTATCGAAGCTTCTGGGGTAAAAATAAATTGGGATATAGTTGAAGCTGGAGAAAAAGTTATGGAAGAATATAATACACCTCTTCCAGACTATGTACTTGAAAGCATCAGTAAAAATAAAATTGCTCTTAAAGGACCAATAACTACGCCTGTAGGCAAGGGTTTTAGAAGTGTTAATGTAGCCTTAAGACAAAAGTTTAATCTATATGCTAACGTTAGACCAGTTAAGACTTATCCTGGTATAAAATCCAGATATACAGATGTGGATTTTGTGATTATTCGTGAAAACACAGAAGATTTATATGCTGGTATTGAGCATAAAATAGGTGATTATGCAGCAGAAAGTATAAAATTAATTACAAGACCAGCTAGTGAAAGAATAGCTAAATTTGCTTTTGAACTGGCTAAAAATGAAGGAAGAAAAAAGGTTACAGCAGTTCATAAGGCTAATATAATGAAATTTTCAGATGGATTGTTTTTAGAATCTGCAAGAAAGGTATCAGAAAGTTATAAGGATGTAGAATTTGAGGATGTAATTGTAGATGCCATGAGTATGAAGCTGGTACAGAATCCTGAGAGATACGACGTTTTAGTTCTTCCAAATCTTTATGGAGATATAATTTCTGATATGGGTGCAGGGCTTGTAGGGGGTCTTGGAGTAGTACCAGGAGCAAATATTGGTGAAGATATAGCTGTATTTGAGTCAGTACACGGTTCAGCACCAGATATAGCAGGAAAAGGACTTGCCAATCCTTTAGCTACTATACTATCAGGGGTTATGATGTTAAAACATATTGGAGAAATGGATGCAGCTAGTAGAATAGATGCAGCGGTAGAAAAAGTACTTCAGGAAGGAAACAAATTAACTTCTGATTTAGGTGGAAGCGTCAGCACTAGTGATTTTGCAGATGAAATAATCAAGAATTTATAG
- a CDS encoding 2-isopropylmalate synthase, whose protein sequence is MRSDSVKGFESNFNKNDNSIDFHIKEVEEPNLYRDLFPYSEIPKVKFDGKAVEMDLPEDIWITDTTFRDGQQSMTPFKVEQIVRLFNYLHELDNNSGIIRQTEFFTYTNRDIKALEECMALGYKFPEITTWIRANKDELARVKELGVKETGMLMSCSDYHIFKKLKLNRQGAFNKYVSVVEKALEYGIVPRIHLEDITRADFFGFVVPFVNKLMDLSRQSGIQVKIRACDTLGMGISYACTAVPRSIQKIISGLKKYCNVPSSALEWHGHNDFYNVVSGSSTAWLYGCSSVNTTLLGIGERTGNCPLEAMVMEYGQIKGNTKNMNLHVITEVANYFCSTMGYDIPVRTPFVGSDFNVTRAGIHADGILKDEEIYNIFDTNKILDRPVVVAVNEYSGLAGITAWINTYFKLSGSDKISKRDERVAELKEWVDSQYENGRSTAISNKELELVVKRTFPELMYVEGSCVGYNK, encoded by the coding sequence ATGAGGAGTGATAGTGTGAAAGGTTTTGAATCTAATTTTAATAAAAATGATAACAGTATTGATTTCCATATAAAAGAAGTGGAAGAACCTAATTTATATAGAGATTTATTTCCATATTCAGAAATACCAAAGGTAAAATTTGATGGAAAAGCAGTTGAAATGGATTTGCCAGAGGATATTTGGATTACGGATACAACTTTTAGAGATGGTCAACAGTCTATGACTCCATTTAAAGTAGAACAAATAGTAAGACTTTTTAACTACTTACATGAACTTGATAATAACTCGGGAATAATAAGACAAACAGAATTTTTTACTTATACTAATAGAGATATAAAAGCTCTTGAAGAATGTATGGCTTTAGGATATAAGTTTCCGGAAATCACCACTTGGATTAGAGCTAATAAGGATGAACTTGCAAGGGTAAAAGAATTAGGCGTAAAGGAAACTGGTATGCTTATGTCCTGTTCTGATTATCATATTTTTAAAAAGCTTAAATTAAATAGACAAGGAGCTTTTAATAAATATGTTTCTGTAGTGGAAAAAGCATTAGAATATGGAATTGTTCCAAGAATACATTTAGAGGATATAACAAGAGCGGATTTCTTTGGATTTGTGGTTCCATTTGTAAATAAGCTTATGGATTTATCAAGACAATCTGGAATACAGGTAAAAATAAGAGCTTGTGATACTCTTGGAATGGGAATATCCTATGCATGTACAGCGGTTCCTAGAAGTATACAGAAGATAATAAGCGGACTTAAGAAATATTGTAATGTCCCATCTTCAGCTTTAGAATGGCATGGACATAATGACTTTTATAATGTAGTATCTGGTTCTTCTACAGCTTGGCTTTATGGTTGTTCCAGTGTAAATACTACGTTACTTGGAATTGGCGAGAGAACAGGAAATTGCCCACTAGAAGCCATGGTTATGGAATATGGTCAGATTAAAGGTAATACTAAAAATATGAATCTTCATGTAATTACAGAAGTAGCAAATTATTTTTGCTCAACTATGGGTTATGATATACCTGTAAGAACACCTTTTGTTGGAAGTGATTTTAATGTTACAAGAGCAGGTATCCATGCGGATGGAATACTAAAAGATGAAGAAATATATAATATATTTGATACTAATAAAATACTTGATAGACCAGTAGTAGTAGCAGTTAATGAATATTCTGGTCTTGCAGGAATTACAGCTTGGATAAATACTTATTTCAAATTAAGCGGTAGCGATAAAATAAGTAAAAGAGATGAAAGAGTAGCAGAGCTTAAGGAATGGGTAGATTCTCAATATGAAAATGGAAGAAGTACTGCTATAAGTAATAAGGAACTTGAACTAGTAGTAAAGCGAACTTTTCCAGAACTTATGTATGTAGAAGGCAGCTGTGTAGGATATAATAAATAG
- a CDS encoding lysophospholipid acyltransferase family protein, producing MFFFKYIYILVLMFLTIFLRLYFFVLKRIKSREKYDTALYKVVNGWAAHILKVIGISVSVKGMENLPEGNCLVVSNHQSNADFLILMAKLDKQMGFMAKKEILKLHIVGTWMKAMHCVFIDREDIRESLRAINHGIDNLENGYSMVIFPEGTRSKSHNLGEFKKGSMKMATKSTVPIVPVVLDNTFKVFEESKGQLKSAKVSMSILKPINVKELTKEEKVNLAEIVREKIQAELNILEEKYD from the coding sequence ATGTTTTTTTTCAAATACATCTATATTTTAGTACTAATGTTTTTAACCATATTTTTAAGGTTATATTTTTTTGTCCTAAAGAGGATAAAGTCTCGTGAGAAATATGATACAGCCTTATATAAAGTAGTAAATGGTTGGGCTGCTCATATATTAAAAGTTATAGGTATAAGTGTCAGTGTAAAGGGAATGGAAAATTTACCAGAGGGTAATTGTTTAGTGGTATCAAATCATCAAAGTAATGCAGATTTTCTAATACTCATGGCAAAGTTAGATAAGCAGATGGGATTTATGGCGAAAAAGGAGATACTTAAGCTTCATATAGTAGGTACTTGGATGAAAGCCATGCATTGTGTGTTTATAGACAGGGAGGACATAAGAGAATCTTTAAGAGCCATTAATCATGGAATAGATAATTTAGAAAATGGCTATAGCATGGTGATTTTTCCAGAAGGAACTAGAAGTAAAAGTCACAATTTAGGTGAATTTAAAAAGGGAAGTATGAAAATGGCTACTAAATCTACAGTACCTATAGTACCAGTAGTTTTAGATAATACATTTAAGGTTTTTGAAGAGAGTAAGGGACAGTTAAAATCTGCAAAAGTAAGTATGTCTATATTAAAACCTATAAATGTGAAAGAATTGACTAAAGAAGAGAAAGTTAATTTAGCGGAAATAGTAAGAGAAAAAATACAAGCAGAATTAAATATTTTAGAAGAAAAATATGATTAA